In Uranotaenia lowii strain MFRU-FL chromosome 2, ASM2978415v1, whole genome shotgun sequence, one genomic interval encodes:
- the LOC129741522 gene encoding protein patched translates to MVVPTMDSLPRVPDTHGDTVDEKVFSDLYIRTSWFDASIALDQIEKGKARGRRSAVYMRSLFQSHLYNLGCSIQKHAGKVIFVAILVLSTFCVGLKSATVHSKVHQLWIQEGGTLEHELAYTQKSLGEMETSTHQLLIQTPKDMEASILHPNALLTHLEVLKQAISVRVHMYDIEWSLKDMCYSPSIPNFETHFIEQIFENIIPCAIITPLDCFWEGSKLLGPEYPVFIPQSSTKVQWTSLNPQNLLKDIKSRNYQFPFDTLEHYMKRAGIGSGYTEKPCLNPNDQQCPETAPNHKSKQVPDVASILTGGCYGFAAKYMHWPEELIVGGATRNRSQHLKTAKALQTVIQLMGEREMYEYWNNHYKVHHIGWNPEKASEVLNAWQKKFSSEVNKIMQTEVKPMSFYEVFAFSSAALDDILGKYSNPNPISLGIGVAIILLYSALTLLRWRDPVNGQSGVAVAGVLLIGVTTAAGLGFCALLGIAFNASTTQVIPFLALGLGVDHIFVLTHAYAERDNNEQTGHVLKKAGLSVLFSGASTAGSFFAAALIPVPALRVFCFQGAVLLVFNLAAVLLVFPAMVSLDLRRRRSGRADILCCCLPSLPTTNQDLKQRQHLQPSQDDSLIDCPAKACFSFSISKFAVKHYAPFITKSSIKVLAMLMLSGILGCSLFASMKLPDGLELTDLVPQNTNEHKFLSVQGKLFGFYSMFAVTQGDFEYPTNQKLLHEYHEAFVRVSHVIKNDNGGLPEFWLSLFRDWLINLQKAFDRDYREGRITQERWFPNASDDAILAYKLLVQTGHVDNPIDKSLVTQVRLVDSEGVINPRAFYNYLSAWAWNDVLAYGASQGNLRPEPREWFHMPRDFELKIPKSAPLTYTQLPFYLHGLSDTQDIKTMIGQIRDLSRRFEARGLPNYPSGIPFLFWEQYMNLRPCLLKAIGLALLAAFCLVALLLLSVWAAILIVFCIVTMLIQLLGVMTVLGINLSAIPAVIMIASIGLGVCFTVHVSLGFITAIGNRDRRIKLALEHSLAPVIHAVMTSILAVLMLSTSSFEFVVRHFFWLLLSAIVVGAVNGLFFFPILLSLVGPGAEIIPLQYANRISTPSPPPKRNNKVSNKPIILNNKRSSSRNCSKSHHHHKHNNINLNNEPSLTTITEEPHSWKSSASSIPSIHEKSNLNMNYHHHHQNQAPELQSIVLQPEVTVETHHHGGDHQNTKVTATANIKVELVTPSRGGAPRMVRTSSSSSSSGNSSSGNSSS, encoded by the exons GGCAAAGCCCGGGGGAGAAGGTCAGCCGTGTACATGCGATCCCTGTTCCAGTCCCACCTGTACAACCTTGGCTGTTCGATACAGAAGCACGCGGGCAAGGTAATATTCGTAGCAATACTAGTTCTAAGTACGTTCTGTGTGGGCCTCAAATCTGCAACGGTGCATTCGAAAGTACACCAGCTGTGGATACAGGAGGGCGGGACGTTGGAACACGAACTGGCTTACACGCAAAAGTCCCTCGGAGAAATGGAAACCTCGACGCATCAGCTACTGATACAAACGCCCAAGGACATGGAAGCCTCAATACTACACCCGAATGCCCTACTGACCCATCTGGAGGTGCTCAAACAGGCCATATCGGTTCGAGTCCACATGTACGACATCGAGTGGAGCCTTAAGGATATGTGCTACTCGCCCAGTATACCGAACTTCGAAACCCATTTCATCGAACAGATCTTCGAGAATATCATCCCGTGTGCTATCATTACTCCTCTCGATTGCTTCTGGGAAGGAAGTAAACTTCTTGGACCGGAATATCCTGTTTTCATACC GCAATCGTCGACCAAAGTTCAGTGGACCTCGTTGAACCCTCAAAACTTGCTTAAGGATATCAAGTCGCGCAACTACCAATTCCCCTTCGACACCCTTGAGCACTACATGAAGAGGGCGGGAATTGGTTCCGGTTACACGGAGAAGCCATGCCTCAATCCAAACGACCAGCAGTGTCCGGAAACGGCCCCGAATCACAAATCCAAACAGGTGCCGGACGTTGCCTCGATTCTGACCGGTGGTTGTTACGGGTTTGCCGCCAAATACATGCACTGGCCCGAAGAACTGATCGTTGGTGGCGCCACTCGAAACCGATCCCAGCATCTGAAAACTGCCAAAGCACTGCAAACCGTCATCCAGCTGATGGGCGAACGGGAGATGTACGAGTACTGGAACAACCACTACAAGGTGCATCACATCGGCTGGAATCCGGAGAAAGCGTCTGAGGTTTTGAACGCGTGGCAGAAGAAATTTTCCTCTGAG GTGAACAAAATCATGCAAACCGAGGTGAAACCGATGTCGTTCTATGAGGTGTTTGCCTTCTCGTCGGCTGCCCTGGATGACATCCTGGGGAAGTATTCGAACCCTAACCCGATCAGTTTGGGCATCGGTGTTGCCATCATCCTACTGTACTCGGCGCTAACTCTGCTCCGCTGGAGAGATCCCGTTAATGGGCAGAGCGGTGTAGCGGTGGCTGGTGTCTTGCTGATCGGCGTCACAACTGCGGCTGGTCTGGGATTCTGTGCCTTGTTGGGTATTGCGTTCAATGCTTCAACCACTCAGGTGATCCCGTTCCTGGCTCTGGGATTAGGGGTCGATCACATTTTTGTGTTGACTCATGCCTATGCCGAGCGAGATAACAATGAACAAACGGGTCATGTATTGAAAAAAGCCGGTCTCAGCGTTCTGTTCAGTGGAGCTTCAACGGCGGGTTCGTTCTTCGCTGCTGCCTTGATTCCAGTTCCAGCCCTCCGCGTCTTCTGCTTCCAGGGTGCTGTCCTACTGGTATTCAACCTTGCTGCCGTTCTTCTCGTGTTCCCAGCAATGGTATCCCTTGATCTGAGAAGAAGGCGATCCGGACGTGCCGACATCCTATGTTGCTGTTTGCCATCTCTGCCGACCACTAATCAGGACCTGAAACAACGCCAACACCTTCAACCAAGTCAAGACGATTCGTTGATCGACTGCCCTGCGAAAGCTTGCTTCAGTTTCTCCATCTCTAAGTTCGCCGTTAAACACTACGCCCCATTCATTACGAAAAGCTCAATCAAGGTTCTTGCAATGCTGATGCTATCCGGTATTCTTGGTTGCTCCCTGTTCGCCTCCATGAAACTTCCGGACGGATTAGAGCTTACCGACCTAGTGCCCCAGAATACAAACGAACACAAATTCCTTAGCGTTCAAGGAAAGCTGTTCGGTTTCTACAGTATGTTTGCCGTTACGCAAGGCGATTTCGAGTATCCAACGAATCAGAAACTGCTGCACGAATACCACGAAGCGTTCGTTCGAGTTTCGCATGTGATCAAAAATGACAACGGAGGATTGCCGGAGTTTTGGCTGAGCTTGTTCCGTGATTGGTTGATCAACCTGCAGAAGGCCTTCGATCGAGACTATCGAGAAGGACGGATCACGCAAGAACGTTGGTTTCCTAATGCTAGTGACGACGCTATACTGGCCTACAAGTTATTGGTTCAAACAGGTCACGTGGATAATCCTATCGATAAAAGCCTGGTTACTCAAGTGCGCTTGGTAGATTCGGAAGGTGTGATAAATCCGCGTGCCTTCTACAACTATCTCTCGGCGTGGGCTTGGAACGATGTTCTAGCATATGGTGCTTCACAG GGAAATTTGCGACCCGAACCTAGGGAATGGTTCCATATGCCGCGtgattttgaactaaaaattccGAAAAGCGCACCACTGACTTACACCCAGCTACCATTCTATCTGCATGGGCTAAGCGACACGCAAGATATCAAAACGATGATTGGTCAAATTCGAGATCTGAGCAGAAGATTTGAGGCTCGCGGTTTGCCAAATTATCCATCAG GAATACCGTTCCTATTCTGGGAACAATACATGAACCTCCGGCCCTGTTTGCTGAAAGCCATCGGATTAGCTCTGTTGGCAGCATTTTGCCTGGTCGCTCTTCTATTGCTTTCGGTGTGGGCAGCCATTCTGATCGTTTTCTGTATTGTAACGATGCTGATTCAACTGTTGGGAGTAATGACTGTCCTGGGCATCAACTTATCCGCGATTCCGGCGGTGATCATGATAGCCAGCATTGGCTTAGGGGTGTGCTTTACAGTCCACGTATCATTG GGATTTATAACCGCAATCGGCAATCGTGACCGGCGTATTAAGCTAGCCTTAGAACATTCACTTGCCCCGGTGATACACGCAGTCATGACTTCGATCTTGGCTGTTCTCATGCTGTCAACCTCGTCATTCGAGTTTGTCGTTCGACATTTCTTCTGGCTACTGTTATCGGCCATTGTTGTCGGAGCAGTTAACGGACTGTTCTTCTTCCCTATCCTACTGAGTTTGGTAGGACCAGGTGCGGAAATAATTCCACTACAATACGCTAACCGAATATCGACACCCTCACCGCCACCCAAGCGAAACAACAAAGTTTCGAACAAACCGATCATTTTGAACAATAAACGATCATCTTCGAGAAATTGTTCCAAATCACACCACCACCATAAACACAACAACATCAACTTAAACAACGAACCATCGCTAACGACAATCACGGAGGAACCACATTCGTGGAAGAGTTCCGCCTCGTCCATTCCTTCGATTCACGAGAAGAGTAATCTGAACATGAActaccaccaccaccaccagaATCAAGCCCCAGAGCTGCAAAGTATCGTACTACAGCCGGAAGTGACGGTCGAAACGCACCATCACGGAGGCGACCACCAGAACACTAAGGTGACGGCCACGGCCAACATCAAGGTCGAACTGGTCACTCCATCCCGAGGAGGCGCCCCACGAATGGTGCGGACCAGCAGTTCAAGCAGTAGTAGCGGCAACAGCAGTAGTGGTAATAGTAGTAGTTAA
- the LOC129745340 gene encoding uncharacterized protein LOC129745340 — protein MGKPSKLATFCRLCLSKTKNRVGIFDNVKSMHKLLKLIELEVDRRRDCNAVICFDCIVTLEGFQQFKNQCHVNDSFLKTIPNNGASDTEKSDEEYDCEYLDDHDNVNNDSEEEGLVREEDIKPIDVKPVDIKPVNVKRSPRIASKRARKSSVASDSSEEPGLVADEIDISIKPEKEDEEEEEEEEAEEEETSNFKREELQVLADEYPDYFHFEKTPKSINFTMVFYGERFNGALFSEVYTTWQCVHRGRYNCPAQVVARNDYQHFERRYEHTHGELPETEGDIIPTMEALPAIFELSDKAANAREKAKNKAKARKVKKVKPPKKVKPKPKRKPVSSTRYHNVNDESDEDFSFNDDTMESSFGETIKPASVERYKRKPTDKSVIKLKANRTTKILDDMLVLADSYPDFFYFEKGPRNIYYSMIFYGERYNTAMYKTTMTYWQCYWKRKHTCPAIVAVSNDYKNFERRFEHTHPDLTPKVPEGKIFTPMQALPKIFEICRSMVMKKNRNMQRQLVEKYHHILDSSEDSFAQNESSTKLETVPYKQKPGPKVEEFLNLQESYPDFFHFERSDRNKNFSFIFYGERYNSALYSERNTYWQCYWRRKHRCPARVIASNDYLNFERRHEHTHGDLKCNEGTKYTALEAMPLVFEITRKMVHLNRQKHRNEASLRMKAEKLTKLLKPSDIILGPSTSKTNKLAQAMQESGVDEADEDVEEMELLEQDFEGNESQEQPMSDDGQKSEEGFIGF, from the exons ATGGGGAAGCCTTCTAAGCTGGCAACGTTTTGCCGGCTTTGCTTATCGAAAACCAAAAACCGTGTGGGTATTTTCGATAATGTAAAATCGATGCACAAACTTCTCAAGCTGATTGAGTTGGAG GTTGATCGACGTCGGGACTGTAATGCGGTTATTTGTTTCGATTGCATTGTAACCTTGGAAGGATTCCAGCAGTTTAAAAATCAGTGCCATGTTAACGATTCATTCCTGAAAACGATTCCAAACAACGGGGCTTCTGATACCGAAAAATCGGATGAGGAGTACGATTGCGAGTATCTGGATGACCACGACAACGTCAACAATGATTCGGAAGAAGAGGGCTTAGTTCGAGAAGAAGATATTAAACCGATCGATGTGAAACCAGTGGATATCAAACCAGTTAACGTGAAAAGAAGCCCACGCATAGCATCCAAGCGAGCTCGTAAATCGTCCGTAGCTTCTGACTCTTCCGAGGAGCCTGGCCTAGTTGCCGATGAAATAGACATCTCTATTAAACCCGAAAAGGAGGATgaagaggaggaggaggaggaggaagcAGAAGAAGAGGAAACCTCAAACTTTAAACGAGAGGAATTGCAGGTCCTAGCCGATGAGTATCCGGATTACTTTCATTTTGAGAAAACTCCAAAGTCAATCAACTTTACGATGGTCTTCTATGGGGAACGATTCAATGGGGCCCTTTTCTCGGAGGTGTACACCACCTGGCAGTGCGTCCACCGCGGAAGGTACAACTGTCCGGCCCAGGTCGTAGCTCGCAACGATTACCAGCACTTTGAACGACGGTACGAGCACACCCACGGGGAGCTCCCGGAAACCGAAGGCGACATCATTCCGACCATGGAAGCACTACCAGCCATTTTCGAGCTGTCTGACAAGGCAGCTAATGCG CGCGAGAAAGCCAAAAACAAGGCAAAAGCGaggaaagtcaagaaagtaaaacCTCCTAAGAAAGTCAAGCCCAAGCCTAAACGCAAACCTGTGAGCTCCACGAGGTATCACAACGTCAACGATGAAAGCGACGAAGATTTCTCCTTTAATGACGATACGATGGAAAGTTCTTTCGGAGAAACCATAAAGCCGGCTAGCGTCGAAAGGTACAAACGGAAGCCTACGGATAAATCTGTTATAAAGCTCAAAGCTAATAGAACCACCAAAATACTGGACGATATGTTGGTTCTGGCGGATTCGTATCCGGATTTCTTCTACTTTGAGAAGGGTCCTAGAAATATCTACTATTCGATGATATTCTACGGCGAACGGTACAACACTGCCATGTACAAGACCACCATGACCTACTGGCAATGCTACTGGAAGCGGAAGCACACCTGCCCGGCGATTGTGGCTGTGAGCAACGATTACAAAAATTTCGAGAGACGCTTCGAGCACACGCATCCAGATTTGACCCCCAAAGTTCCCGAGGGAAAAATTTTTACCCCGATGCAGGCTCTACCGAAGATATTCGAAATCTGTCGGAGCATGGTTATGAAG AAAAACCGTAACATGCAGAGACAGCTTGTGGAAAAATATCACCATATACTGGATAGCTCCGAGGACTCCTTTGCGCAAAATGAAAGTTCGACAAAGTTAGAAACCGTTCCTTACAAACAAAAACCTGGTCCAAAAGTGGAAGAATTTCTCAACTTGCAAGAATcatatccggactttttccactttgaaaggagtgacagaaataaaaacttttcgtttattttctacGGCGAACGATACAACAGTGCTTTGTACTCGGAACGAAATACCTACTGGCAATGTTACTGGCGCCGTAAACATCGTTGCCCGGCTCGCGTTATCGCTTCCAACGATTATCTGAACTTCGAACGACGCCACGAACATACACATGGGGATCTGAAATGCAATGAAGGCACCAAATACACTGCCCTGGAAGCCATGCCATTGGTGTTCGAAATAACGCGGAAAATGGTGCACCTG AACCGACAGAAACATCGCAATGAGGCATCGCTTCGGATGAAGGCTGAAAAGTTAACCAAATTACTGAAACCAAGTGATATCATTTTGGGTCCGTCGACCAGCAAAACCAATAAACTGGCGCAGGCCATGCAGGAAAGCGGCGTGGACGAGGCCGATGAAGATGTGGAAGAGATGGAGCTGTTGGAGCAGGATTTCGAAGGCAATGAATCACAGGAACAGCCAATGTCGGACGACGGACAGAAAAGCGAAGAAGGTTTTATTGGATTCTAA
- the LOC129746211 gene encoding nischarin-like, which translates to MSNYQLHANETSITVPRVVTLENVNYYEIVVKCGHVMWTISRRYRDFDDLHNKLVQERSVAKDKLPPKKVIGNKSPSFLKKRQEALEQYLKEMLIFLKVTMPKEFVEFLEFHRYDIIFIVQSLANSFFLRGETFLAKSKKYGFSVLELHAISERLKIPCPPTEAADSSLDFSHIMDFCSQLETVIVLPTKNSLPMILYDDDSEKYIPHAIHKPAGSSNLIPSQLRYELSVFKNLKNLIIYGISTENIENIGGLRESLVRIEVYKSEIKHIRQIALCDDIHKNDTEQFDRSKVWKTLRHAVFKDNQLVEIDHAMRLFPNLKDLVLDKNHIESIANLSHLNNLQILSLRANRIAECVNWHVQLGNLVSLNLSQNRIRRLEGLSKLYSLVNLDLSCNLIDDVNEIDHIGNLPLLENLRLLGNPVAGSVDYRARVLSRFGERLQEIYLDNEKGNQSEYDTALVLSALRISAQNSQRKLHKLLETTDDNLPNNTASSSGSR; encoded by the exons ATGTCCAATTATCAGTTGCATGCAAATGAAACTAGCATAACGGTTCCTAGGGTGGTCACCTTGGAGAATGTCAATTACTACGAGATAGTGGTGAAATGCGGTCACGTCATGTGGACCATTAGTCGTAGATATCGGGATTTTGACGATCTGCACAATAAACTTGTGCAGGAGAGGAGTGTGGCCAAGGACAAACTTCCTCCAAAAAAAGTTATCGGAAACAAATCGCCTTCCTTTCTTAAGAAACGACAGGAAGCGCTTGAGCAGTATCTCAAGGAAATGCTCATTTTCCTGAAGGTGACAATGCCGAAAGAATTCGTAGAGTTCCTCGAGTTTCACCGGTATGATATCATCTTCATAGTACAATCTCTGGCGAACTCTTTCTTCCTTCGTGGGGAAACATTTTTGGCCAAATCTAAAAAGTATGGATTTTCGGTGTTAGAGCTGCATGCCATAAGCGAAAGGCTCAAAATTCCATGCCCACCCACAGAGGCGGCCGATAGTAGTTTGGACTTTTCTCACATAATGGATTTCTGTTCCCAACTGGAGACAGTTATCGTGCTGCCAACAAAAAATAGCCTACCGATGATTCTGTACGATGACGACTCTGAAAAGTACATTCCCCATGCAATCCACAAACCGGCCGGAAGCAGCAATCTCATACCTTCTCAGTTGAGGTACGAACTGAGCGtgttcaaaaacttgaaaaatctcATCATTTACGGAATATCGACTGAGAATATTGAAAACATTG gAGGTCTCCGAGAAAGTTTGGTTCGGATAGAAGTCTACAAAAGTGAAATAAAACACATTCGCCAGATTGCACTTTGTGATGATATTCATAAGAACGACACCGAACAATTTGATCGCTCTAag GTGTGGAAAACCCTAAGGCATGCTGTTTTTAAAGACAACCAACTGGTTGAAATCGACCATGCGATGCGTTTGTTTCCGAACCTTAAGGATTTGGTGCTGGACAAAAACCACATCGAAAGCATAGCGAACCTGAGCCACCTGAACAATCTACAAATACTGAGCCTCCGGGCCAATCGCATAGCTGAGTGTGTCAACTGGCATGTTCAGCTGGGCAATCTGGTTAGTTTGAATCTGTCCCAGAACCGCATCCGTCGGCTGGAAGGACTCTCGAAGCTGTACTCACTCGTGAATTTGGATCTCAGCTGCAATCTGATCGATGACGTCAATGAAATCGATCACATAGGAAATTTACCGTTGCTGGAGAATCTACGACTGTTGGGGAATCCGGTGGCCGGAAGTgtcg ATTATCGCGCTCGGGTGCTATCGCGTTTTGGGGAGCGTCTACAGGAAATTTATTTAGATAATGAAAAGGGAAACCAATCGGAGTATGACACTGCCTTAGTTTTGTCGGCATTACGGATATCCGCCCAAAACTCTCAGCGGAAACTTCACAAACTCCTGGAAACGACTGACGATAATTTgcccaataatactgctagtagCTCTGGTAGCAGATAA